A window of the Pseudoalteromonas sp. A25 genome harbors these coding sequences:
- a CDS encoding AbgT family transporter gives MESQANSEVSNGAVARFLNFIERVGNKLPDPAMIFLFSMLLIWLLSWLFSSTQFESIDPRTGQAIVIHNLLSGDALAGFLASMVKTFTGFAPLGVVLVAMLGVGVAEHSGYINAGLKLMLKRTPQSLLTPSIILIAIVSHTATDAGYVLVIPIAGVIYYAMGRHPLAGIAAAFAGVSGGFSANFIPSGIDPLLQSFTQSAAHIIDPQMSINPLNNWFFTSASSVFIILLGWYITDKIIEPRLKDTPIDGDTENLPEFHEVTDKERKSFYVASSVMIAGLALLVYAASGDDSALRSPSGSLTDFSAPLMQSIVPLIFLLFWIPGMVFGFMAGTFKSSKDMIDAMSKSMGSMAYYIVMAFFCALFIAAFAQSNLGALLAIEGAEVLKAMALPSSVTVIGIIFLTAFVNLFVGSSSAKWALLGPIFVPMLMQLGISPDLSQAAYRVGDSSSNIITPLMPYFPLVVVYCQKYVKGTGIGTLIAMMLPYSIVFLIGWSLFLLAYWALGIPLGLQASYEYLGMQ, from the coding sequence TTTATTTTCTATGTTGTTGATTTGGTTGCTATCTTGGCTGTTTTCTAGCACACAATTTGAATCAATAGATCCTCGAACTGGCCAAGCAATTGTTATTCATAACTTACTCAGTGGCGATGCACTTGCTGGTTTTTTAGCCTCTATGGTTAAGACGTTTACCGGTTTTGCGCCACTTGGCGTGGTGTTGGTTGCGATGTTAGGGGTGGGTGTTGCTGAGCACTCAGGCTATATTAATGCGGGATTAAAGTTGATGTTAAAGCGTACCCCGCAGTCTTTGCTTACACCATCAATCATTTTGATTGCAATCGTTAGCCACACAGCAACTGATGCGGGTTACGTGTTGGTGATCCCAATCGCGGGTGTGATTTATTATGCAATGGGACGCCACCCATTGGCGGGTATTGCGGCTGCTTTTGCGGGTGTAAGTGGTGGCTTTAGTGCTAACTTTATACCATCTGGTATCGATCCGTTATTACAAAGCTTTACTCAAAGCGCTGCCCACATTATCGACCCTCAAATGTCGATAAACCCGTTAAATAACTGGTTCTTTACCTCAGCTTCTAGTGTTTTTATTATTCTTTTGGGCTGGTACATCACAGATAAGATTATTGAACCTCGTTTAAAAGACACACCTATTGATGGCGATACAGAAAATCTTCCTGAGTTTCATGAAGTAACAGACAAAGAGCGTAAAAGTTTTTATGTAGCTTCAAGTGTAATGATTGCAGGTCTTGCGTTGTTAGTTTACGCAGCAAGTGGTGATGATTCTGCGCTGCGAAGCCCTAGTGGCTCATTGACTGACTTTAGTGCGCCATTAATGCAATCTATTGTACCGCTTATTTTCTTATTGTTTTGGATCCCAGGCATGGTATTTGGCTTTATGGCTGGTACTTTTAAGTCTTCAAAAGATATGATTGATGCAATGAGCAAATCTATGGGTAGCATGGCTTATTACATCGTTATGGCGTTTTTCTGTGCGTTGTTTATTGCTGCATTTGCGCAATCAAATTTGGGGGCCTTGTTAGCGATTGAAGGTGCAGAAGTACTAAAAGCTATGGCCTTGCCAAGTAGTGTCACGGTTATTGGCATTATCTTTTTAACCGCGTTTGTTAACTTATTTGTTGGGTCAAGTTCAGCAAAGTGGGCGTTATTAGGACCTATTTTTGTTCCTATGTTAATGCAGCTGGGGATTTCGCCTGATCTTAGTCAAGCGGCATATCGTGTTGGCGACTCTAGTTCTAATATCATCACCCCACTTATGCCTTACTTCCCACTGGTGGTTGTGTACTGTCAGAAGTATGTTAAAGGAACTGGTATCGGTACTTTAATTGCCATGATGTTGCCATATTCAATTGTGTTTTTAATCGGCTGGAGCTTGTTCTTACTCGCTTATTGGGCATTAGGTATTCCGCTTGGTTTGCAAGCCAGTTACGAATACTTAGGTATGCAATGA
- a CDS encoding helix-turn-helix domain-containing protein, whose product MNTIRRNERVRKAQTMAARQYIPATIRRLRREMKLTQAQLGKSLVTPVDQATISNWESGKTELTACQLLDIMMLFGQPNFLSFIEQFEPVDIEEQRESA is encoded by the coding sequence ATGAATACGATACGAAGAAATGAACGTGTGCGTAAAGCGCAAACGATGGCTGCTAGGCAGTATATTCCTGCGACGATCCGCAGATTGCGTCGTGAAATGAAGTTAACTCAGGCGCAATTAGGTAAAAGCTTAGTAACGCCAGTAGACCAAGCCACGATTTCTAATTGGGAGTCAGGTAAAACTGAACTAACAGCATGTCAGTTACTTGATATCATGATGCTGTTCGGACAACCTAACTTCCTTTCGTTTATCGAGCAGTTTGAACCTGTTGATATTGAAGAGCAAAGAGAGTCAGCTTAA
- a CDS encoding GNAT family N-acetyltransferase: protein MQYLTTNTPEILLHFDTIHNYICHSYWAENIPKATLRTAIENSVNFAVIDEQLGLQAFARVITDKATFGYLADVFVLPEFRGQGLSKKIMEQVISHPDLQGLRRTMLATRDAHSLYTQYGFEQVTNPKPLMQIHKPDIYVKAV, encoded by the coding sequence GTGCAGTACCTAACAACAAACACCCCCGAAATACTTCTTCATTTTGACACCATACATAACTATATTTGCCACTCTTACTGGGCCGAGAATATTCCAAAAGCAACACTCAGAACAGCCATAGAAAACAGTGTGAATTTTGCAGTAATAGATGAGCAACTAGGGCTACAAGCGTTTGCGCGGGTGATAACAGATAAAGCAACTTTTGGATATTTAGCTGATGTATTTGTATTGCCAGAATTTAGAGGGCAAGGCTTGAGTAAAAAAATCATGGAGCAAGTGATATCTCACCCAGACTTACAAGGCTTAAGACGAACAATGCTTGCAACTCGCGATGCCCACTCTCTTTATACCCAATATGGCTTTGAGCAAGTTACCAACCCTAAACCGCTGATGCAAATCCATAAACCTGATATTTATGTAAAAGCAGTATAA
- a CDS encoding S1 family peptidase has product MAYSAKEAVSSISCNPAFSKKNGIKWLLLSMVIALSSCGSSRVYQGKELAIAYLNNSNELHTKQESELAGYQVRISYKAKDSNITSGMGVPITEQLIVTADHVVRDLEVGQGVNVQMGDLGRLSKPVTAKLIMRSPEKDLAYIKLSKHTLPSKAVPIWCDKQQLGDKVTMMKLTGAAKVSTASGTLSGITDRPRMTDSFNIKAAQNGAEPNSMLDEPVNFVLLHRNMQGGFSGGAMFNTNKNCVTGISSMVASFNDLAQPQRYESVKEALNRKYWSQNSKVLAFGIPTKTVLQYAKGL; this is encoded by the coding sequence ATGGCCTATTCAGCAAAAGAAGCAGTATCATCAATAAGTTGTAATCCAGCATTTTCTAAAAAAAATGGCATAAAGTGGTTGCTACTCAGCATGGTAATTGCTCTTTCTTCTTGTGGGAGCAGCCGAGTGTATCAAGGTAAAGAGCTGGCCATTGCTTATCTTAATAACTCAAACGAGCTACACACTAAACAGGAATCAGAGTTAGCAGGGTATCAAGTAAGGATCAGCTACAAGGCGAAAGACTCAAACATAACAAGTGGCATGGGTGTACCCATTACAGAGCAACTCATTGTTACAGCGGATCATGTGGTAAGAGATTTAGAAGTCGGTCAAGGTGTTAATGTACAAATGGGTGATTTAGGCCGGCTTTCAAAGCCTGTGACGGCTAAATTGATAATGCGTTCACCAGAAAAAGACTTAGCTTATATAAAACTAAGTAAGCATACACTTCCTAGTAAAGCGGTGCCAATTTGGTGTGATAAGCAACAACTTGGCGATAAAGTAACGATGATGAAGCTAACAGGCGCAGCCAAAGTGTCGACAGCATCGGGCACATTATCTGGTATTACTGATAGGCCTCGTATGACTGATAGCTTTAATATAAAAGCGGCACAAAACGGAGCTGAACCAAATAGCATGCTAGACGAGCCGGTAAATTTTGTATTGTTGCATAGAAACATGCAAGGTGGGTTTTCGGGAGGGGCCATGTTTAATACAAATAAAAACTGTGTAACGGGTATCTCATCTATGGTGGCAAGTTTTAATGATTTAGCACAACCCCAGCGCTATGAATCAGTAAAAGAAGCGCTCAATAGAAAGTATTGGTCGCAAAACAGTAAAGTACTTGCTTTTGGTATACCAACAAAAACGGTACTGCAATACGCCAAAGGCCTTTAA
- a CDS encoding helix-turn-helix domain-containing protein: MSNTFATRLKQLRISVDESQINFAEMLEIPVPSYRKYEKGEREPTLSVISKFFEHPKTKAFAHWLITGENHPNATTNTPISDEFFTPTLSEEEFEKQFISKTKETLLFLCHLGWFKSTKTANFETSGKLLLRDLKPMLSGSFKKAKSA; this comes from the coding sequence ATGTCAAATACTTTTGCAACAAGATTAAAACAACTGCGAATTTCTGTAGATGAATCTCAAATAAACTTTGCGGAGATGTTAGAGATCCCAGTACCATCATATCGAAAGTATGAGAAAGGTGAGCGAGAGCCAACACTTTCGGTTATCAGCAAGTTTTTTGAACACCCTAAAACAAAAGCATTTGCACACTGGTTAATCACCGGCGAGAACCACCCCAATGCGACCACAAACACCCCAATAAGCGACGAATTCTTTACCCCTACACTCTCAGAAGAAGAGTTTGAAAAGCAATTCATTAGTAAAACAAAAGAAACACTACTATTCCTTTGCCATCTGGGATGGTTTAAATCAACCAAAACAGCAAATTTTGAAACCAGTGGAAAGTTACTTTTGAGAGACTTGAAACCAATGTTAAGCGGCTCATTTAAAAAAGCAAAAAGCGCGTAA
- a CDS encoding peptidylprolyl isomerase, which yields MNKKMKCAALMASLLGSFAAQATIVEFQTSQGTFKVNLFDEITPKTVENFLSYVNNDSYQGTVIHRVETNFVVQGGGFYYDGKIPLNAVQTNAPVVNEPELSNVRGTIAMAKQSGQKDSATNQWFFNLSDNSANLDVQNGGFTVFGQVVDNGMEIVDKIAQIPLCGSTPLVDFSASQCTDKDTQPAGNNFITVNAITVIDDAPNSAQALTPKENTLIDAVPTDPDPEPSKPSSSSGGSMFISLMMLVGLIVTRKRG from the coding sequence ATGAATAAAAAAATGAAATGCGCAGCGCTAATGGCTTCGCTTTTGGGTAGCTTTGCTGCTCAAGCCACCATCGTAGAGTTCCAAACATCTCAAGGCACTTTTAAAGTCAATTTATTTGACGAGATAACGCCAAAAACAGTGGAGAACTTTCTTAGCTATGTGAATAACGACAGCTACCAAGGAACCGTCATTCATCGTGTTGAAACTAACTTCGTAGTTCAAGGCGGTGGTTTTTATTATGACGGAAAAATCCCGTTAAATGCTGTACAAACCAACGCACCAGTTGTGAACGAACCCGAGTTATCAAATGTTCGTGGTACGATTGCTATGGCTAAGCAAAGTGGTCAAAAAGACAGTGCAACTAATCAGTGGTTTTTTAACTTGAGTGACAACAGCGCTAATTTAGATGTGCAAAATGGCGGTTTTACAGTATTCGGTCAAGTGGTCGATAATGGCATGGAGATTGTTGATAAAATCGCACAAATCCCTTTGTGTGGTAGTACGCCATTGGTTGACTTTAGTGCTAGTCAGTGTACAGACAAAGATACTCAGCCTGCTGGCAATAACTTTATTACTGTAAACGCAATTACTGTTATAGACGATGCCCCAAATTCGGCTCAGGCCTTAACGCCTAAAGAGAATACTTTAATAGACGCCGTACCTACTGACCCAGATCCAGAGCCAAGTAAGCCTTCATCATCGTCGGGTGGCTCTATGTTTATCTCGTTGATGATGTTAGTTGGTCTTATTGTGACTAGAAAGCGCGGTTAA